Proteins from a genomic interval of Papaver somniferum cultivar HN1 chromosome 4, ASM357369v1, whole genome shotgun sequence:
- the LOC113275044 gene encoding riboflavin synthase-like, whose protein sequence is MAVSNHFTAISSKFLRSSPPKTFSTNQHRIPSKTQVNFNLSSRNPVHNLFYNDNSFPKPSIQSLPYPNYNPVKNLFTGIVEEMGEIKQLGYAEDGGFEMKISGNVVLEDVKLGDSISVNGTCLTVTEFDKKESNFSVGLAPETLRKTSLIELVPGSRVNLERALLPSTRMGGHFVQGHVDGTGEIVSLEFEGDSLWVKVKTPPEVLKFIVPKGFIAVDGTSLTVCKVFDDEECFNFMLVAYTQQNVVIPLKKVGQKVNLEVDILGKYVERLLQSGFTSNITPR, encoded by the coding sequence ATGGCAGTTTCTAATCATTTCACTGCAATCTCATCAAAATTTCTAAGATCTTCACCTCCAAAAACCTTCTCTACCAATCAACATAGAATTCCCTCAAAAACCCAAGTGAATTTTAATCTCAGTTCCAGAAATCCAGTACATAATCTCTTCTACAATGATAACAGTTTCCCAAAACCCTCAATTCAGTCTCTTCCTTACCCTAATTACAACCCAGTCAAAAATTTATTCACTGGAATTGTTGAAGAAATGGGTGAAATCAAACAATTAGGTTATGCTGAAGATGGtggatttgagatgaaaatctctGGAAATGTTGTTCTTGAAGATGTTAAACTTGGTGATAGCATCTCAGTTAATGGTACTTGTCTTACAGTGACTGAATTTGATAAAAAAGAATCTAATTTTTCAGTTGGATTAGCACCAGAAACCCTAAGAAAGACTTCGTTGATCGAGCTCGTACCGGGTTCGCGTGTTAACTTAGAAAGAGCTTTACTACCGAGTACTCGAATGGGTGGTCATTTTGTTCAAGGGCATGTAGATGGTACTGGTGAGATTGTATCATTAGAATTTGAAGGAGATTCGTTGTGGGTGAAAGTGAAAACACCACCAGAAGTGTTGAAATTTATTGTGCCCAAAGGGTTTATTGCTGTGGATGGAACTAGTTTGACTGTTTGTAAggtttttgatgatgaagagtgttttaatttcatgttggTTGCTTATACTCAGCAAAATGTTGTTATTCCTTTAAAAAAAGTTGGGCAGAAAGTgaatttggaggttgatattcttgGAAAGTATGTTGAGAGGCTTCTTCAAAGTGGCTTCACTAGCAACATTACACCAAGATGA